The Ruminococcaceae bacterium KH2T8 genomic sequence CATCAAGAAGTCGCTCTCTGCAGTCAAGGATACAGGCATCACATTTAAGACTGAGAAAGATATCCTCACGGATAAGGCAGCATTTGAAAGCCTTAACGACAGCGATGCGGTAGTTATCGTAGAAAAACTTGATAAGGTAAGCACCGCACTTATAAAGAAGGAAGTTGAACAGATCAGGATCGCCGGAAAAGAAGTAGTCGGTACCCTGATTATCAGGTGATAACGTGACAACCAAGATAATTGTAGCAACCCACAAAGAAGCCCTTATGCCTGCAGATACCATGTATCTGCCTTTGCTTGTAGGCGCAGATATCAATAAAGCCGTAGAAGGCTATACTCTCGATAATACAGGAGAGAATATCTCATCTCTTAATCCCATGTACTGTGAACTCACGGGACTATATTGGGCGTGGAAGAATCTCGATTCTGATAATATCGGACTTGTGCACTATAGAAGACTCTTTAAGGGTAAGGATGGTCAGGCGATTTCGGGAAGCGAAGTCGATACGCTCCTTAGCGGCTATAAGGTGATCCTTCCTAAAAAGAGAAGGTACTACATAGAGACGCTCTATTCTCACTATGTTCATACGCACAATAACGAAGAGATAGATGAGACTGCAAATGTTATCGCTAAGTTCTATCCCGAATATAAGGACAGTTACGACAAGATAATGAAGCAGACTTGGGGCTATATGTTCAACATGATGGTACTCCCTAAGGAGATGCTGGATAGCTACTGCACATGGCTCTTCGATATACTCGGCAAGGTAGTCGAGAAGGTCGGAGAAGGTGACAGGAGTGCATTTGAAAAGCGCTATCCCGGAAGACTCAGTGAGCTGCTCTTCAACTGTTGGCTCGATCATCAGATCAAGACAGGAAATATCAGCAAGTCTGATATCATCGAAGTCCCGCTCCTTAATCTCGGGGATGAGAAGTTCATGAAGAAATTAATCGCCTTCCTGAAGGCTAAGTTCTTCGGCAAGAAGCAGGATAAGAGTTTTTGACGGAGGATAAAATGTCGACGCAGAAAAAAGAAACATCCTCGCAAAAGCCTAAGATCTCATACTTGACACTTGCAAGCGTAGTTGCAGCGATGTCCGTTATCGCTATTCATACTAACGGTTGCTTTTGGGATTTCAGCACGAACCACTACTGGTTCACGGCCAATATCCTTGAATGCGTATTCTATTTTGCTGTTGATGTTTTCTTCATGATCACGGGTTCCACGCTCCTTGATTTCTTCGATAAGTACACACTCCGTGAGTATTTCTCCAAGAGAATCAAGAAGACGGTAATTCCTTTTGTTGCATGGACTCTGATCGGAATACTATATAGAGTAGTGATCGCTAAGAACCTTCTCTGGGCTGACGTTACCCCAAGATTCGTATTTGACGGGCTTACTAAGTTCAATATCGTCAACCTTTACTGGTTCTTCGGACCTTTGTTCTGTGTGTATCTCTCGATACCGCTCTTCGCGGCAGTGCCAAAAGAGAAGAGGAATCTCGTATATTCGTATGTAGCAGTAGCATCTCTGGTGTTTAATGTCCTGATCCCATTCATAAACGGAGTGTTCGAAATTAACATCGCATGTCCTCTGTCAGTAACAGTAGGAAGCAGTTATCTGCTCTATATCTGTGTGGGTTATCTTCTCTCGCATAATGAGATTAATGTCAATATTAGGATCTTTAGTTATATCCTGGCTGTCGCGGGGCTACTACTACAGATTATCGGAACCTATAAACTCTCCATCGCGGCAGGTCAGATCAACGGATTATATAAGGGATATGTGAATATCCCCTGTTTCTTCTATGCTGTCGGAATCTTCATTGCAATACGCTATTTCTCGGCTTATGTAAAGAACGAGACTTTCTGGAAGATAATCAACTTTATCGGAAGATATACATTCCCGATGTATCTTATGCAGTGGTTCTTCATAGATGCTGTAGGCAGGTTCACGCACATCAATACATATTCGATGTACTACCGTCTGGGTGCTCCTATACCGATAGCGGCAGCGATAATCCTGATAACGATGGGGCTCAGGAAAATTCCTGTGCTCAGGTACATCGTGCCGTAAGAGGTGGTTATGGGAAATATAGACTATTCGGTAATAATCCCGGCATATAACGCGGCATCCTTCATAAAGAGAGCTGTAGCCAGCATCAGTTCCCAGAA encodes the following:
- a CDS encoding Surface polysaccharide O-acyltransferase, integral membrane enzyme, with translation MSTQKKETSSQKPKISYLTLASVVAAMSVIAIHTNGCFWDFSTNHYWFTANILECVFYFAVDVFFMITGSTLLDFFDKYTLREYFSKRIKKTVIPFVAWTLIGILYRVVIAKNLLWADVTPRFVFDGLTKFNIVNLYWFFGPLFCVYLSIPLFAAVPKEKRNLVYSYVAVASLVFNVLIPFINGVFEINIACPLSVTVGSSYLLYICVGYLLSHNEINVNIRIFSYILAVAGLLLQIIGTYKLSIAAGQINGLYKGYVNIPCFFYAVGIFIAIRYFSAYVKNETFWKIINFIGRYTFPMYLMQWFFIDAVGRFTHINTYSMYYRLGAPIPIAAAIILITMGLRKIPVLRYIVP